From Vallitalea longa, one genomic window encodes:
- the cdaA gene encoding diadenylate cyclase CdaA, with the protein MLESLNNFWENLKLIQLSLPIIGIKDIIEIALIAFAIYQLLKWVRGTRAWTLFKGLLIICIVAFISMILELNTITFIFVKAINTGIIALLIVFQPELRSALEQLGRRKFFSTFLIFDEQKEKKEKITIEAIDEIVTATEEMAKFKTGALIVIEREVKLGEYERTGIPLNASITSQLLINIFEHNTPLHDGAIIIRNNEIVAATCYLPLSDNMSLSKELGTRHRAAVGISEVSDCIVIIVSEETGKVSMALGGNIIRNVDSDYLKNKLVYQKKTTDIKKFKIWKGRQKNG; encoded by the coding sequence ATGTTGGAGAGTTTAAATAATTTCTGGGAAAATTTAAAATTAATACAATTAAGTTTACCAATAATTGGAATTAAAGATATTATAGAGATAGCTTTAATTGCATTTGCAATATATCAACTTTTAAAATGGGTTAGAGGTACAAGAGCTTGGACTTTATTTAAAGGTTTATTAATAATATGTATTGTTGCATTCATCTCGATGATTCTTGAATTAAACACTATAACTTTTATTTTTGTAAAAGCTATAAATACTGGGATTATAGCATTATTAATTGTATTTCAACCCGAACTTCGAAGTGCGTTAGAACAGCTTGGTCGTAGAAAGTTTTTTTCAACATTCTTGATATTTGATGAACAGAAAGAAAAGAAAGAAAAAATTACAATAGAGGCTATTGATGAAATAGTTACAGCTACAGAAGAAATGGCTAAATTCAAGACAGGAGCTTTGATTGTAATAGAAAGAGAAGTAAAACTTGGTGAGTATGAAAGAACTGGTATACCTCTTAATGCATCAATAACTAGCCAGTTATTAATAAATATATTTGAACATAATACACCTTTACATGATGGTGCGATAATCATAAGAAACAATGAAATAGTTGCGGCAACTTGTTATTTGCCACTATCAGATAATATGAGTTTAAGTAAAGAATTAGGAACAAGACATAGGGCTGCTGTAGGTATTAGTGAAGTATCTGATTGTATTGTCATCATAGTATCAGAAGAAACCGGAAAAGTATCAATGGCTCTAGGTGGTAATATAATAAGAAATGTAGATAGTGATTATTTGAAAAACAAATTGGTCTATCAGAAAAAGACAACTGATATAAAGAAATTTAAAATTTGGAAAGGTAGACAGAAAAATGGGTAA
- a CDS encoding putative glycoside hydrolase has protein sequence MSYHRRRRNKNKILFFILIIAVIIGIPVIYKSVTDKESIGNNFMSSIITPNESTAKTLEVGLDDYLKAPDVNYKLYSKAPKVKGLYVSAPTANNAESMNRLIDIANTTEINTFVIDVKDDSGRITFNIDNSESDEINAEVNYIKDINDVLDKLYENDIYPIARIVAFKDPWASKKIQDYAIKNKDGSLWMYKDVSWLNPYNKDAWNYVLDIAKKAAEVGFKEIQFDYIRFEATRKLQDADFGVDGDKTRMEVIAEFVDYAMKELEPYNVKVSADVFGTIITSKIDAKAIGQDYLEMARKLDVICPMVYPSHYGKGYFGIPRDKHSDLYPYETILGSMNASNDKYKELGETKAAVVRPWLQAFTAKYLGRGNYKPYGGKEIREQIQGVYDAGLEEWILWHAGCSYTTDGLLKEQ, from the coding sequence ATGTCCTACCATAGGAGACGACGTAATAAAAATAAAATCTTGTTTTTTATTTTAATAATTGCCGTAATAATTGGTATACCAGTTATATATAAGTCTGTTACTGATAAGGAAAGCATTGGTAACAACTTCATGAGTAGTATAATAACACCAAATGAATCAACTGCTAAAACATTAGAAGTCGGATTGGATGATTATTTAAAAGCACCCGATGTTAATTATAAGTTATATAGTAAAGCTCCAAAAGTTAAAGGATTATACGTAAGTGCGCCAACTGCTAATAATGCAGAAAGTATGAACAGATTAATTGATATTGCCAATACTACTGAAATAAATACATTTGTTATAGATGTAAAAGATGATTCAGGAAGGATTACTTTTAACATAGACAATTCAGAATCAGATGAAATAAATGCAGAAGTCAATTATATAAAAGACATTAATGATGTATTAGATAAATTATATGAAAACGATATATATCCTATAGCTCGTATAGTGGCATTCAAAGATCCTTGGGCTTCAAAGAAGATTCAGGATTATGCAATTAAGAACAAGGACGGAAGTCTGTGGATGTACAAAGATGTATCATGGCTCAATCCATATAATAAAGATGCATGGAATTATGTCCTAGACATAGCCAAGAAAGCTGCTGAGGTGGGATTCAAAGAGATTCAATTTGATTATATAAGATTTGAAGCAACAAGAAAATTACAGGATGCGGACTTTGGAGTAGATGGAGACAAGACAAGAATGGAAGTCATTGCTGAATTTGTTGATTATGCAATGAAAGAATTAGAACCTTATAATGTAAAAGTATCCGCTGATGTTTTTGGAACCATTATAACGAGTAAAATAGATGCAAAGGCAATAGGCCAAGATTATCTGGAGATGGCCCGAAAACTAGATGTTATTTGTCCCATGGTGTATCCTTCTCATTACGGAAAAGGTTACTTTGGTATACCAAGAGATAAGCATTCAGATCTATATCCATACGAAACAATATTAGGTTCCATGAATGCCTCTAATGATAAATATAAAGAATTAGGTGAAACCAAAGCTGCTGTAGTCAGACCATGGCTTCAAGCTTTTACTGCTAAATACTTAGGACGTGGAAATTACAAGCCATATGGTGGAAAAGAAATTAGAGAGCAGATACAAGGAGTATATGATGCGGGACTTGAGGAATGGATATTATGGCATGCCGGTTGTAGTTATACTACGGATGGATTGTTAAAAGAACAATAG